One window of the Salvia miltiorrhiza cultivar Shanhuang (shh) chromosome 6, IMPLAD_Smil_shh, whole genome shotgun sequence genome contains the following:
- the LOC130987421 gene encoding lysine histidine transporter 1-like — MGTESKNDDYTKNVDNRTAEEKAIDAWLPITSSRNAKWWYSAFHNVTAMVGAGVLSLPYAMSELGWGPGVAVMVISWIVTFYTLWQMVEMHEMVPGKRFDRYHELGQHAFGEKLGLYIVVPQQLVVEVGVDIVYMVTGGKSLKKFHDTVCPECKDIKLTFFIMIFASVHFVLSHLPNFNSISGVSLAAAVMSLSYSTIAWGASLKKGVQPNVQYGYRATTTAGTVFNFFSALGDVAFAYAGHNVVLEIQATIPSTPEKPSKGPMWKGVIVAYIVVALCYFPVAFIGYWMYGNEVSDNILISLNRPTWLIAMANMFVVIHVIGSYQIYAMPVFDMLETVLVKKLRFRPTWYLRFITRNIYVAFTMFVGISFPFFGGLLGFFGGFAFAPTTYFLPCIMWLAIYKPKRFSLSWITNWICIILGVLLMIIAPIGALRQIILQAKDYEFYS; from the exons ATGGgaactgaaagcaagaacgacGATTACACAAAAAAT GTGGATAATCGGACAGCAGAAGAGAAGGCAATCGATGCGTGGTTGCCTATCACTTCTTCGAGAAATGCAAAATGGTGGTACTCAGCTTTCCACAATGTCACAGCCATGGTTGGAGCTGGGGTTCTCAGTCTCCCTTACGCCATGTCTGAACTAGGATG GGGGCCTGGAGTAGCTGTGATGGTCATATCTTGGATCGTCACCTTCTACACGTTGTGGCAGATGGTTGAGATGCACGAAATGGTACCTGGCAAGAGGTTCGACAGATATCATGAGCTTGGACAGCATGCTTTTGGAGAGAAGCTCGGGCTCTACATCGTCGTACCTCAGCAACTAGTTGTTGAAGTTGGAGTGGACATTGTGTACATGGTCACAGGAGGGAAATCACTCAAGAAATTCCATGACACGGTCTGCCCGGAATGCAAAGATATCAAGCTTACGTTCTTTATAATGATCTTTGCCTCTGTCCACTTTGTCCTCTCACATCTGCCCAACTTCAACTCCATTTCTGGAGTGTCTTTGGCTGCCGCAGTCATGTCCTTGAG CTATTCCACGATTGCATGGGGGGCCTCGCTGAAAAAGGGTGTTCAACCAAACGTGCAGTATGGTTACAGAGCCACGACCACGGCTGGTACTGTTTTTAACTTCTTCAGTGCTCTGGGAGATGTGGCTTTTGCCTATGCTGGTCACAATGTTGTCCTGGAGATTCAAGCCACCATCCCTTCAACACCTGAGAAGCCTTCCAAGGGACCCATGTGGAAGGGAGTGATCGTTGCTTACATTGTTGTTGCGCTGTGCTACTTCCCTGTGGCCTTCATTGGATACTGGATGTATGGCAATGAAGTATCAGACAACATTTTGATATCACTAAACAGACCGACTTGGCTCATCGCCATGGCTAACATGTTCGTTGTGATACACGTTATTGGAAGCTATCAG ATATACGCGATGCCAGTTTTTGACATGTTAGAGACAGTCCTAGTCAAGAAACTAAGGTTCAGGCCAACCTGGTACCTCCGATTCATCACCAGAAACATCTATGTTG CATTTACAATGTTCGTTGGCATTTCATTCCCTTTCTTTGGCGGACTCCTCGGATTCTTTGGGGGATTTGCTTTCGCACCAACCACATACTTT CTGCCTTGTATCATGTGGCTTGCTATCTATAAACCAAAGAGATTCAGCCTATCTTGGATCACTAACTGG ATTTGCATCATTCTCGGAGTCCTTTTGATGATTATAGCACCAATTGGAGCACTAAGGCAAATCATACTACAAGCAAAGGACTACGAGTTCTACTCATAA